A genomic segment from Candidatus Saganbacteria bacterium encodes:
- a CDS encoding HEPN domain-containing protein yields MKDERQLVADEWLQFAKDDLESAKIILKESDNYHITVYHTHQSIEKLFKWFLLKNKQRFPFIHDLKELFRSINNIKKLSLQFDDITYIDDFYPQLRYPTGENITKEEAEKSLIIVEKVFKELTI; encoded by the coding sequence ATGAAAGATGAAAGACAGCTTGTTGCGGACGAATGGCTTCAGTTCGCAAAAGATGACCTGGAATCCGCAAAGATCATCCTGAAAGAATCGGATAATTATCATATTACCGTTTATCACACACACCAATCCATTGAAAAGCTCTTCAAATGGTTTTTATTGAAAAACAAACAAAGATTCCCTTTCATTCATGATCTAAAAGAACTTTTTCGGTCTATAAACAACATCAAGAAACTCTCGTTACAATTTGATGACATAACATATATCGATGATTTTTATCCTCAACTTCGATATCCTACCGGAGAAAATATTACAAAAGAAGAAGCCGAAAAAAGCCTGATAATTGTAGAAAAAGTGTTCAAAGAACTGACGATTTAA
- the rplU gene encoding 50S ribosomal protein L21, which yields MYAIIETGNKQYRVQKGDVIEIELLPVSDSVDFEHVLLVSADDKIEVGAPYVKGAIVSGKVLETFKDEKVINYKYKHKVNYHRKKGHRQNLMKVEIQEVSSHGT from the coding sequence ATGTACGCAATCATTGAAACGGGAAATAAACAATATAGGGTCCAAAAAGGCGATGTGATCGAGATAGAATTGCTGCCGGTATCGGATAGCGTCGATTTCGAGCATGTACTTTTGGTATCGGCCGACGATAAGATCGAAGTTGGAGCCCCTTATGTTAAGGGAGCCATAGTTTCGGGCAAGGTTCTTGAAACTTTCAAGGACGAGAAGGTCATAAACTACAAGTATAAGCACAAAGTCAATTATCATCGCAAAAAAGGGCACAGACAAAATCTAATGAAAGTTGAAATTCAGGAGGTTTCTTCTCATGGCACATAA
- a CDS encoding anthranilate synthase component I family protein, translated as MERSISKGFYLAGFLSYEAGYAFEKVLQKKEVFDFPLLCFGIYNGYGKGNEARFGNVKTDVGRKTLPLDDTGIVTQTDPPFNLSQPQYHDKINKIKEYIAKGDTYQITFCVKKRFDHKGDTYALYKKLLNYQPVPYPAYIKHEDFDLLSLSPEMFLKKTNREIIVKPMKGTLLRDGSFINNIYGKTWLHRDPKNRAENIMITDLLRNDLGRICDKGSVKTTKLCEVAKYRTVYQMTSTVKGNTNKEIPIYDVFKALFPSGSVTGAPKIRAMEIIRELEEEERNIYTGAIGYSTPNRDMFFNVPIRTILIQHCWDFEVGSWDFSDEMGIGGGITWYSTPEGEYDECVIKARFLDVANI; from the coding sequence ATGGAACGATCAATTTCGAAGGGCTTTTACTTGGCGGGCTTTTTGTCATACGAAGCCGGGTATGCCTTCGAGAAAGTCCTTCAGAAAAAAGAAGTATTCGATTTTCCGCTGCTATGCTTCGGAATATACAACGGTTACGGCAAAGGCAACGAGGCCCGTTTCGGCAACGTTAAAACGGATGTCGGCCGAAAGACGTTACCCCTAGACGATACGGGCATCGTCACCCAAACCGATCCCCCTTTCAATCTATCACAACCCCAATATCATGACAAGATCAACAAAATAAAAGAATACATAGCCAAAGGCGACACATACCAAATAACCTTCTGCGTAAAAAAGAGGTTCGATCATAAAGGCGATACATATGCTCTTTACAAAAAGCTTCTAAATTACCAACCTGTCCCCTATCCAGCATATATCAAGCATGAAGACTTCGATCTTTTATCGCTGTCCCCCGAAATGTTCCTAAAAAAGACAAATAGAGAAATAATCGTTAAACCTATGAAGGGAACACTTCTTAGGGATGGATCGTTTATAAATAATATTTACGGGAAGACATGGCTGCATCGCGACCCAAAGAATCGAGCCGAGAATATAATGATAACCGACCTTTTGAGGAATGACTTGGGAAGAATTTGCGATAAAGGCTCGGTTAAAACAACAAAACTTTGCGAAGTTGCAAAATATCGGACAGTTTACCAGATGACTTCAACTGTTAAAGGGAATACTAATAAAGAAATCCCAATTTATGATGTATTCAAAGCGCTTTTTCCATCAGGATCCGTAACGGGCGCCCCAAAGATCCGCGCAATGGAAATTATAAGAGAATTGGAAGAAGAAGAAAGAAATATCTATACCGGCGCAATTGGATATTCTACCCCAAATAGAGATATGTTCTTCAACGTCCCGATCCGGACAATATTAATACAACATTGTTGGGATTTTGAAGTTGGAAGTTGGGATTTCTCGGATGAGATGGGCATCGGCGGCGGTATTACATGGTACTCAACACCCGAAGGAGAATATGATGAGTGTGTAATCAAGGCTCGATTTTTAGATGTGGCAAATATTTAG
- a CDS encoding nucleotidyltransferase domain-containing protein, with product MVTKTKVDQAIRSIKDSVDPDEIYLFGSYISGKIKENSDLDICIIKDGVADKHSLLSKAKKSIFNIEMPTDILFFSKEAFVKRQNLWGTIQYEIFHKGKKVYER from the coding sequence ATGGTTACAAAAACAAAAGTTGATCAGGCTATTAGATCGATCAAAGATTCCGTCGATCCTGACGAGATCTATTTATTTGGAAGCTATATTTCCGGCAAGATCAAAGAAAATAGCGATCTGGATATTTGTATAATTAAAGATGGCGTGGCCGATAAGCACTCTCTGCTTTCCAAGGCAAAAAAATCCATCTTTAACATCGAAATGCCCACTGATATACTTTTTTTCAGTAAAGAAGCTTTTGTTAAGCGGCAAAATTTATGGGGAACCATTCAGTACGAGATCTTTCATAAGGGCAAAAAAGTATATGAAAGATGA
- a CDS encoding 2-hydroxymuconate tautomerase family protein, producing MPIVKIGMWAGRTAEMKKKLIENVTKTVCDTLECKTEAVIIVIEDIPKENWGQAGKQGE from the coding sequence ATGCCAATAGTCAAGATCGGTATGTGGGCCGGAAGAACCGCTGAAATGAAAAAGAAACTCATTGAAAATGTGACAAAAACTGTTTGCGATACGCTTGAATGCAAAACTGAAGCCGTTATAATAGTTATCGAAGATATTCCCAAAGAAAACTGGGGCCAAGCAGGAAAACAAGGCGAATAA
- a CDS encoding cation transporter: protein MHSHEHEAKSQSSLIITLSVTAIIMFVEFLGGVFSNSLALLSDSGHMLTDVFSLAFALLAFWVARKVSGNVEKTYGYYRLEILSALANGVILVLIAIAIFWGAFRRFYSPHEINSNLMMIVALVGLLANLFSIYILSPHSKENLNIKGAFRHVASDTLSSIGVIIGGLIIMFTGFTAIDPILSIIIGLLILRGAYDILTESISILLEAVPESIELPNVIKSIKEIEGVKNIHDLHIWTITSGYHALSAHIDLEDAKLSECSGILDKIEDMLHDKFNIEHATLQPECESCEGGMICSRPHKH from the coding sequence ATGCATAGCCACGAGCACGAGGCAAAAAGCCAAAGTTCTTTAATAATCACTCTGTCGGTTACAGCCATTATAATGTTCGTCGAATTCTTGGGGGGGGTGTTTTCGAACAGTTTGGCGCTGCTTTCCGATTCGGGCCACATGCTGACCGATGTTTTCTCGCTTGCTTTTGCTCTCTTGGCATTTTGGGTCGCAAGAAAAGTATCAGGCAATGTTGAAAAAACTTATGGGTATTATCGCCTAGAGATACTCTCTGCACTGGCAAATGGCGTAATTTTGGTTCTAATCGCGATCGCGATCTTTTGGGGCGCTTTTCGCCGGTTTTATTCTCCTCATGAAATAAACAGCAATTTAATGATGATCGTTGCCTTGGTGGGTCTTCTCGCAAACCTATTTTCAATATATATCCTTTCCCCCCACAGTAAAGAAAATTTAAATATTAAGGGCGCATTTCGGCATGTCGCATCTGATACTTTGTCTTCAATAGGCGTCATAATTGGCGGTCTGATCATCATGTTCACGGGCTTCACTGCGATCGATCCTATATTAAGCATAATAATAGGTCTTTTGATCTTGCGCGGCGCATACGATATTCTAACGGAATCTATTTCCATTCTTCTCGAAGCTGTTCCGGAAAGCATAGAACTTCCAAATGTTATAAAAAGCATCAAAGAGATCGAAGGCGTAAAAAATATCCACGACCTGCACATATGGACCATTACATCCGGCTATCACGCGCTGTCAGCGCATATTGACCTTGAAGACGCAAAGCTTTCGGAGTGCAGCGGAATTTTGGACAAGATCGAGGATATGCTCCATGATAAATTCAATATTGAACATGCGACTTTGCAGCCCGAGTGCGAATCATGTGAGGGAGGAATGATTTGCAGCAGACCCCACAAGCATTAA
- the rpmA gene encoding 50S ribosomal protein L27, giving the protein MAHKKGGGTSRNGRDSNGQRLGTKVYGGQHILSGGIILRQRGTHIYPGKNVGLGSDHTLFATAEGFVTFSGNKVSVLPQA; this is encoded by the coding sequence ATGGCACATAAAAAGGGCGGCGGGACATCCCGTAACGGCCGCGATTCAAATGGACAACGATTAGGCACCAAGGTTTACGGCGGACAACACATCCTTTCAGGCGGCATAATCCTCAGGCAGAGAGGAACACACATATATCCGGGTAAAAATGTAGGACTTGGTTCCGACCATACTCTTTTTGCCACAGCCGAAGGATTTGTAACGTTTTCAGGCAACAAAGTTTCAGTTCTTCCTCAAGCATAA
- a CDS encoding radical SAM protein: protein MQQTPQALKEKIDQILPLVRRPARYIGNELNSIHKDWDKTAIKIAIGYPDLYEVGMSNLGIQILYHILNFHDDVLCERFFCPANDLAEQLTANGLPLFSLESCRPLGDFDMLGLSVGHELTYTNIITILKLSNISIFGKDRSDTDPLVFAGGPSTFNPMPIEDFVDFFVIGEAEEVILEIVQVVTGNEGRVTRLKKLSEIQGVYVPSIGNKTKKRYVKDLDSAPYPIKPIVPFLETIHDRAVIEVMRGCKHGCKFCSAFCDYRPVRERKAETVLRLAREIIQNTGYEELSLISLSSSDYSEIEPIARILSTELAPKKINVALPSLRLDSLGVKLMKEIQRVRPTSVTVAPEAGTDRLRGHIRKNLTEEQILSGARVAFSEGITSIKLYFMIGLPTEKVDDLYAIANLAKKVIQIGLEYSHKAHVTAAVSTFIPKPHTPFEREKQISLPEILERQQILRQNVRGRGLELRWHDAKTSIIEGVFSRGDKRLSKVIEQAWNLGARLDAWSENFKFEQWEQAFKNCGISMDEYLRERAEGEALPWGNISCSL, encoded by the coding sequence TTGCAGCAGACCCCACAAGCATTAAAGGAAAAGATCGATCAGATACTCCCATTGGTCCGGCGTCCGGCGCGCTATATCGGCAACGAATTGAATTCGATCCATAAAGATTGGGACAAGACGGCAATAAAGATCGCCATTGGCTACCCCGATCTATACGAGGTCGGCATGTCAAATCTTGGCATCCAAATTCTCTATCATATTCTTAATTTCCATGATGATGTTTTGTGCGAAAGATTTTTCTGTCCCGCAAATGATTTGGCCGAACAGCTGACAGCTAACGGCTTACCACTTTTCTCATTGGAATCCTGTCGGCCTTTGGGGGATTTTGACATGCTTGGCCTTTCCGTTGGGCATGAATTAACTTATACGAACATCATCACGATACTTAAACTTTCGAACATCTCAATTTTTGGCAAAGATCGATCAGACACCGATCCGCTTGTTTTTGCGGGAGGGCCCAGTACCTTCAATCCCATGCCTATCGAGGACTTTGTCGATTTTTTTGTTATAGGGGAAGCGGAGGAAGTGATCCTTGAAATAGTACAAGTAGTAACGGGCAACGAGGGACGAGTAACGAGATTAAAAAAGCTTTCAGAAATCCAAGGGGTTTACGTCCCTTCGATCGGAAATAAGACTAAAAAAAGATACGTAAAAGACCTTGATTCGGCGCCGTACCCCATAAAACCTATAGTTCCATTCCTTGAAACGATCCATGACAGGGCGGTCATCGAAGTTATGAGAGGATGCAAGCACGGGTGTAAATTCTGCAGTGCCTTTTGCGATTACAGGCCCGTCAGGGAGAGGAAAGCGGAAACTGTTTTGCGCCTGGCGCGGGAGATCATTCAAAATACCGGATACGAAGAACTTTCTTTAATATCTCTATCTTCATCAGATTATTCGGAGATCGAACCTATTGCGAGAATACTTTCGACCGAACTCGCTCCAAAGAAAATTAATGTCGCATTGCCATCGCTCCGATTGGATTCTCTCGGTGTAAAGCTCATGAAAGAGATCCAAAGGGTACGTCCAACTTCTGTGACGGTCGCCCCTGAAGCAGGGACCGATAGGCTGAGGGGACATATAAGGAAAAACTTGACCGAAGAGCAAATATTGTCGGGTGCTAGGGTCGCGTTCTCGGAAGGGATAACAAGCATTAAGCTATATTTTATGATAGGACTTCCGACGGAGAAAGTCGACGACCTATATGCGATAGCGAACCTTGCAAAAAAAGTAATCCAGATAGGGCTTGAATATTCGCATAAGGCCCATGTCACGGCCGCTGTCTCAACATTTATTCCGAAGCCGCATACTCCTTTTGAAAGAGAGAAGCAGATCTCGCTTCCTGAGATCCTTGAGCGCCAACAAATATTGAGACAAAATGTTCGTGGAAGAGGTTTGGAATTGAGATGGCATGACGCCAAAACTTCAATTATTGAGGGTGTTTTTTCGCGGGGAGACAAAAGGTTGTCGAAGGTGATCGAGCAAGCTTGGAATCTTGGCGCGCGCCTTGATGCTTGGTCGGAGAATTTCAAATTCGAACAATGGGAACAGGCATTTAAGAATTGCGGGATCTCCATGGATGAATATCTAAGGGAAAGGGCAGAGGGTGAAGCGCTTCCTTGGGGGAATATTTCTTGTTCATTGTAA
- the proB gene encoding glutamate 5-kinase, which produces MARYDTIVIKIGSSTLTNEKGKLDLPNLKRIVKEVADLKKKVIIVTSGSIVTGSERLGLKTKPKTIPEKQSAAAVGQAILMRQYDKAFEAFGVTVAQVLLTRDELSGGERKFNAKNCLHMLLKEGVVPVINENDAVAVEEIKVGDNDTLSALVSVMIEADLLVLLTDVDGFYLSSDEGIPYKVEQIDDINNEVEDAAGHPSTQLGIGGMKTKIQAAKICKKAGIPVIIAHGRTTGVIQKIAAGEKVGTKFI; this is translated from the coding sequence ATGGCTAGATACGACACAATCGTAATTAAGATCGGAAGCTCGACTTTAACCAACGAAAAAGGCAAACTAGACCTTCCAAACCTAAAGCGCATCGTAAAAGAAGTAGCCGACCTCAAGAAGAAAGTCATCATCGTTACATCGGGCTCAATTGTTACAGGATCGGAGAGGTTAGGGCTTAAGACCAAACCAAAAACGATCCCCGAAAAACAATCCGCCGCGGCTGTAGGCCAAGCGATACTAATGCGCCAATACGATAAAGCCTTTGAAGCATTTGGCGTTACCGTCGCTCAAGTACTTTTGACCCGCGACGAATTGTCGGGCGGTGAAAGAAAGTTCAATGCGAAAAATTGCCTTCATATGCTTCTCAAGGAAGGCGTTGTTCCCGTAATAAACGAAAATGATGCCGTCGCGGTCGAAGAAATAAAAGTGGGGGACAACGACACGCTTTCTGCTTTGGTTTCTGTTATGATCGAAGCTGACCTCCTAGTCCTGCTTACCGATGTCGACGGCTTTTATTTGAGTTCCGATGAAGGCATCCCCTATAAAGTCGAACAAATAGACGATATCAATAATGAGGTTGAAGATGCCGCCGGGCATCCAAGCACTCAACTTGGGATAGGCGGCATGAAAACAAAGATCCAAGCGGCCAAAATATGCAAAAAAGCCGGCATTCCTGTTATCATCGCGCATGGGAGAACAACCGGCGTCATACAAAAAATCGCCGCCGGTGAAAAAGTTGGGACAAAATTTATATGA
- a CDS encoding DUF2344 domain-containing protein, which translates to MFIVKIIYTKDESIKFISHLDLIRALERTIRRADLPILYSQGFNPRMKISYKTRALKVGETSDACEAELTFETQLELLKERLNEAAPKGIRILIIDGIKNL; encoded by the coding sequence TTGTTCATTGTAAAGATAATATATACAAAAGATGAATCAATTAAATTCATATCTCACCTTGATTTGATCCGCGCTCTTGAGCGGACGATAAGGCGAGCCGATCTTCCAATTTTATATTCACAAGGCTTCAATCCACGCATGAAGATATCATACAAGACTAGGGCATTAAAAGTGGGGGAAACATCCGATGCCTGCGAAGCGGAATTGACTTTCGAAACACAATTAGAGCTCTTAAAAGAAAGGCTAAATGAGGCCGCCCCAAAGGGGATCAGGATACTTATTATTGACGGTATTAAGAACTTATAG